A part of Carcharodon carcharias isolate sCarCar2 chromosome 6, sCarCar2.pri, whole genome shotgun sequence genomic DNA contains:
- the LOC121279182 gene encoding potassium voltage-gated channel subfamily S member 2-like has product MTGPVQEVQSSEQGEEVMGDGEISVNVGGLKRRLRYQTLLRFPETRLARLLRCRSPESILQLCDDYDDHEKEFYFDRNPALFPHILNFYQTGRLQAAGRLCIFSFSQEIEYWGISQFFIEPAGSGATYPATGLGGDQDECEEAASDQGSTTSSFDEVLTFYKDASKYDSQVLGNCRRRLWLMSENPGYNIASRCYSALSIMMVLGSIATMCLNSMAEFQLVDSQGNSRDDPRFEFAEHFCIAWFTFELLARLLVSPSLRHFFRRPLNFIDLMSFLPFYLTLLVNLAIDSSPALVNLGRVAQVLRLMRIFRVLKLARHSTGLRSLGATLKHSYREVGLLLLYLSVGVSVFSVVAYTIEKEENSGLATIPSCWWWATVSMTTVGYGDVVPVSIGGKLTASACILAGILVVVLPITLIFNKFSHFYRRQKNLENAMRSCEFDEHLAELPLLNLRDYYAGRMKSLMASLNNMSRGTPSEHSMNSVH; this is encoded by the coding sequence ATGACTGGTCCAGTGCAGGAAGTCCAATCCAGCGAGCAGGGAGAGGAGGTGATGGGTGACGGCGAGATCAGTGTCAACGTCGGGGGTCTGAAGAGGAGGCTGAGGTACCAGACCCTGTTGAGGTTCCCTGAAACCCGCCTGGCCAGGCTGCTGAGGTGTCGCTCCCCCGAGTCCATCCTCCAACTGTGCGATGACTACGACGACCACGAGAAGGAGTTTTACTTTGACAGGAACCCCGCCCTCTTCCCTCACATCCTCAACTTCTACCAGACCGGCAGGCTCCAGGCCGCGGGCAGGCTGTGCATCTTCTCCTTCAGCCAAGAGATCGAGTACTGGGGCATCAGCCAATTCTTCATCGAGCCGGCCGGCTCCGGGGCCACTTACCCGGCCACAGGGTTGGGAGGCGACCAGGACGAGTGTGAGGAGGCGGCCAGTGACCAGGGCAGCACCACCTCCTCGTTTGACGAGGTCTTAACCTTCTACAAGGACGCCTCAAAGTACGACAGCCAGGTCCTGGGGAACTGCCGGAGACGCCTTTGGTTGATGTCGGAGAACCCCGGATACAACATTGCGAGCAGGTGTTACAGTGCCCTGTCTATAATGATGGTTTTAGGCTCTATTGCCACCATGTGTTTGAACAGCATGGCCGAATTCCAGCTAGTGGACAGTCAGGGTAATAGCAGAGACGATCCCCGCTTTGAGTTTGCTGAACACTTTTGCATTGCCTGGTTTACCTTCGAGCTCCTGGCCAGGTTGCTGGTGTCCCCTAGTTTGCGGCACTTCTTCAGACGTCCCTTAAACTTCATCGACCTGATGTCCTTTTTACCTTTTTACTTGACCCTGCTGGTGAACCTGGCCATCGACAGCAGCCCTGCCTTGGTCAACCTCGGCCGTGTGGCGCAGGTACTCAGGCTGATGAGAATTTTCCGCGTCCTCAAGCTGGCTCGCCACTCCACAGGCTTGAGGTCACTGGGAGCCACCTTAAAGCACAGCTACAGGGAAGTGGGGCTGCTCTTACTCTACCTCTCAGTCGGGGTCTCTGTCTTCTCTGTCGTGGCCTACACCATCGAGAAAgaagaaaattctggcctggccACTATTCCCTCTTGCTGGTGGTGGGCCACTGTCAGCATGACCACGGTGGGCTACGGGGACGTGGTCCCCGTTAGCATTGGAGGTAAATTAACAGCCTCCGCCTGTATCCTAGCTGGGATCCTGGTGGTCGTGCTTCCCATCACCCTCATCTTCAACAAATTCTCGCACTTCTACAGGCGCCAGAAGAACCTAGAGAACGCCATGAGGAGCTGTGAGTTTGATGAGCATCTGGCTGAGTTGCCTTTGCTTAATCTCCGTGACTACTACGCAGGCAGAATGAAGTCCCTGATGGCCAGCCTGAATAACATGAGCAGAGGCACACCCAGCGAACACAGCATGAACTCAGTACATTGA